In Amycolatopsis jiangsuensis, the following proteins share a genomic window:
- a CDS encoding alpha/beta fold hydrolase produces the protein MIDFGGDRDTGVSILLLHGLMGRARTWWPVAQWLKRYGTVHGLDARGHGRAPRTGPWTTGQFTEDVAEVLAELGPSVLIGHSMGGLHAWCTAAEYPDLVRAVVSEDFAPDQRGRTVETWRGYFESWPVPFESLAHVRQFFGTAGEYFTECVEEREDGYHLIAELADLYEIAAEWGRTDYWSIVERIRCPLLLIEGEHTAMPHGQQAEMAARVPGARHLVVPGSAHLPHGEAPETYRGAVEAFLSSPPLVSGPAG, from the coding sequence CTGATCGATTTCGGCGGCGACCGGGACACGGGCGTGTCGATTCTGTTGCTGCACGGGCTGATGGGCCGGGCCCGCACGTGGTGGCCGGTCGCGCAGTGGCTCAAGCGCTACGGCACCGTGCACGGCCTCGACGCACGCGGGCATGGCAGGGCCCCGCGCACCGGGCCCTGGACCACCGGGCAGTTCACCGAGGACGTCGCCGAGGTGCTGGCCGAGCTGGGGCCGTCGGTGCTGATCGGGCATTCGATGGGCGGGCTGCACGCGTGGTGCACCGCGGCGGAGTACCCGGACCTGGTGCGTGCGGTGGTGAGCGAGGATTTCGCACCGGATCAGCGTGGCCGCACCGTGGAGACCTGGCGTGGGTACTTCGAGAGCTGGCCGGTGCCCTTCGAATCGCTCGCCCACGTGCGGCAGTTCTTCGGTACGGCGGGCGAGTACTTCACCGAATGCGTCGAGGAACGCGAGGACGGCTACCACCTGATCGCCGAGCTGGCCGACCTCTACGAGATCGCCGCGGAATGGGGCCGGACCGACTACTGGTCCATTGTGGAGCGAATCCGCTGCCCGTTGCTGCTGATCGAGGGCGAGCACACCGCCATGCCGCACGGTCAGCAGGCCGAGATGGCGGCGCGGGTGCCCGGCGCGCGGCATCTCGTCGTGCCCGGCTCGGCACACCTGCCGCACGGCGAGGCACCGGAAACCTACCGGGGCGCGGTCGAGGCCTTCCTGTCCTCCCCGCCCCTCGTGAGTGGACCGGCCGGTTAG
- a CDS encoding peptidoglycan recognition protein family protein, with product MGETTRRTALFGGLTVTAAGALAFATAGRAGAAVEVPDIHPTSEWDARPAGGAIVVENHKPTYIVVHHTVDPGNNTDYSLAHALQISRDIQNFHMDTRGWIDTGQQFTNSRGGHVTEGRHRSLEVLRGGTQHVQGANVADHNSECLGIENEGLYSTVDVPVALWNSLVQLIAHIADQYGITPEFIKGHRDFNSTECCGQVLYDRLPELRTEVGRLLGVSTARADVPEWPLLKPGDTGPRVATAQRFLRAAGFGVPTDGVFAAATTRAVTKLAAEHGLSRDSCTAARAVDESGFLGSDVWPLIVPAGRSTAAWRSELAR from the coding sequence ATGGGGGAAACAACGCGTCGTACCGCCCTGTTCGGCGGGCTCACCGTCACCGCCGCCGGAGCGCTGGCCTTCGCCACGGCCGGCCGCGCGGGTGCGGCCGTCGAGGTCCCGGACATCCACCCGACGAGCGAATGGGACGCGCGGCCCGCAGGTGGCGCGATCGTGGTGGAGAACCACAAACCCACGTACATCGTCGTGCACCACACCGTGGATCCCGGCAACAACACCGACTACTCGCTCGCGCACGCGCTGCAGATCTCCCGGGACATCCAGAACTTCCACATGGACACCCGTGGCTGGATCGACACCGGCCAGCAGTTCACGAACAGCCGCGGCGGCCACGTCACCGAGGGCCGCCACCGCAGCCTCGAAGTTCTGCGTGGCGGCACCCAGCACGTGCAGGGCGCGAACGTGGCCGACCACAACAGCGAATGCCTCGGCATCGAGAACGAGGGTCTCTACAGCACCGTGGACGTGCCGGTGGCGCTGTGGAACTCCCTGGTCCAGCTGATCGCCCACATCGCCGACCAGTACGGCATCACGCCCGAGTTCATCAAGGGCCACCGCGATTTCAACTCCACCGAATGCTGCGGGCAGGTCCTCTACGACCGGTTGCCGGAACTGCGCACGGAGGTCGGCCGGCTGCTCGGGGTGTCCACGGCGAGGGCCGACGTGCCCGAGTGGCCGCTGCTCAAGCCAGGCGACACCGGGCCGCGGGTGGCGACGGCGCAGCGCTTCCTGCGCGCGGCCGGTTTCGGGGTGCCGACGGACGGGGTGTTCGCCGCGGCCACCACGCGGGCGGTCACCAAGCTGGCTGCCGAGCACGGCCTGTCCCGCGACAGCTGCACGGCGGCGCGGGCCGTCGACGAATCCGGTTTCCTCGGTTCGGATGTCTGGCCGCTGATCGTGCCCGCGGGCCGCTCGACGGCGGCGTGGCGCAGCGAACTGGCCCGCTGA
- a CDS encoding M1 family metallopeptidase: MRSRRPVVLVLAGVLALSSCTTDEPPPMHPSPGASGAGDSYYPDDGNGGYDALDYHVDVGYDPPSGRLEGDTTVTAKATQDLSRFDLDLRGLDVASVEVDGKPAKFSREKEHELVITPAAPVRSGSAFRTRVRYAGHPGETAHSGGSEHGWGRSGDGGAYQVGEPHSASFWYPVDETPRDKAAFTVTAHVPAGWTVVSNGREQGSTTKDGQSTTTWSEPNPVASYLTTIAIGRFTVRRATLPGGTPVVSAYAPGAEVHEATGGRLPEILSFLESKFGPYPQSAAGGVFLDEDMHFSLETQTRPTYAKWADLATVVHESAHQWFGDSVSLDSWSDICLNECFASYALWLWREREGIDLDQQYRTAVEITEASTGFWGRTLVGMGAGHEFEGVYDKGILAMHALRRTLGEATFSKLLHTWPAEHRHGNATWADFEKLVSRLAGRDLHAFLTDWFHGTKLPTDADLYPGSLRP, translated from the coding sequence ATGCGCAGCCGCCGCCCCGTCGTCCTCGTCCTCGCCGGCGTGCTCGCGCTGTCCTCCTGCACTACGGACGAACCGCCGCCGATGCACCCGTCGCCGGGCGCGAGCGGCGCGGGCGATTCCTACTATCCGGACGACGGGAACGGTGGCTACGACGCCCTCGACTACCACGTGGACGTCGGCTACGACCCGCCGAGCGGACGTCTCGAAGGAGACACCACCGTCACCGCGAAAGCCACCCAGGACCTCAGCAGGTTCGACCTCGACCTGCGTGGTCTCGACGTCGCCTCGGTCGAGGTCGACGGGAAACCGGCGAAGTTCAGCCGGGAGAAGGAGCACGAACTGGTGATCACCCCGGCCGCACCCGTGCGGTCCGGCTCGGCCTTCCGCACCCGGGTGCGGTACGCGGGCCATCCCGGCGAAACCGCGCATTCGGGTGGCAGCGAGCACGGGTGGGGCCGTTCCGGGGACGGCGGCGCGTACCAGGTGGGTGAGCCGCATTCGGCGTCGTTCTGGTACCCGGTCGACGAAACACCACGCGACAAAGCCGCTTTCACCGTGACCGCGCACGTACCCGCGGGCTGGACGGTGGTGTCGAACGGCCGCGAACAGGGCAGCACGACGAAGGACGGTCAGAGCACCACCACCTGGAGCGAGCCGAATCCGGTGGCGAGCTACCTGACGACGATCGCGATCGGCAGATTCACCGTGCGGCGCGCCACGCTTCCGGGCGGCACGCCGGTGGTGTCCGCCTACGCCCCGGGCGCCGAGGTCCACGAAGCCACCGGCGGCCGGCTGCCCGAGATCCTTTCCTTCCTGGAGAGCAAATTCGGGCCCTATCCGCAGAGCGCCGCGGGTGGGGTCTTCCTCGATGAGGACATGCACTTCTCGCTGGAGACACAGACCCGCCCGACCTACGCGAAGTGGGCGGACCTGGCCACTGTGGTGCACGAGAGCGCACACCAGTGGTTCGGCGACTCGGTGTCCCTCGATTCGTGGTCCGACATCTGCCTGAACGAGTGCTTCGCCTCGTACGCGCTGTGGCTGTGGCGAGAGCGTGAGGGCATCGACCTGGACCAGCAGTACCGCACGGCCGTGGAGATCACCGAGGCCAGCACGGGCTTCTGGGGCCGTACGCTGGTCGGGATGGGCGCCGGGCACGAGTTCGAGGGCGTGTACGACAAGGGCATCCTCGCGATGCACGCGCTGCGCCGGACGCTGGGCGAGGCGACGTTCTCGAAACTGCTGCACACCTGGCCGGCCGAGCACCGGCACGGCAACGCGACCTGGGCGGATTTCGAAAAGCTCGTGTCCCGGCTGGCCGGGCGCGATCTGCACGCGTTCCTCACCGACTGGTTCCACGGCACGAAACTGCCCACGGACGCCGACCTCTACCCGGGCTCACTGCGCCCCTGA
- a CDS encoding antibiotic biosynthesis monooxygenase family protein: MAVVKINAIEVPEGAGPELEKRFAARLHSVDAQPGFLGFELLRPVSGDERYFVYTKWETEEHYQAWAKGPAREAHASGNHGGEQKAPVAKGASLLEFEVVQASKPGE; encoded by the coding sequence ATGGCAGTGGTGAAGATCAACGCAATCGAGGTTCCCGAGGGCGCGGGCCCGGAGCTGGAGAAGCGGTTCGCCGCCCGGCTGCACTCGGTGGACGCGCAGCCCGGTTTCCTCGGCTTCGAGCTGCTCCGCCCGGTGTCCGGCGACGAGCGCTACTTCGTCTACACGAAGTGGGAAACCGAGGAGCACTACCAGGCGTGGGCCAAGGGCCCGGCCCGCGAGGCGCACGCGTCCGGCAACCACGGCGGGGAGCAGAAGGCCCCGGTCGCCAAGGGCGCGAGCCTGCTGGAGTTCGAGGTCGTGCAGGCGTCCAAGCCGGGTGAGTGA
- a CDS encoding SIR2 family NAD-dependent protein deacylase: protein MSDELAGAAELIHGAGALLVCAGAGMGVDSGLPDFRGSEGFWRAYPPYAGLGLRFEEVADPRHFAEDPELAWGFYGHRLALYRATVPHRGFGLLLEWGRAKPGGVRVFTSNVDGQFQVAGFGEVAEAHGSIHHLQCLAGCTREIWPADDVVVDLDETTMRARPPLPACPRCGGLARPNILMFGDGDWVPDRSQAQLDELTAWRRAHRDLVVVELGAGQAVPTVRRYAELASAANGALIRINPREPHVRHGRGISIPAGALETLTKLA from the coding sequence GTGAGTGACGAGCTCGCCGGTGCCGCCGAGCTGATCCACGGGGCCGGCGCGCTGCTGGTGTGCGCCGGCGCCGGGATGGGCGTGGACTCGGGGCTGCCCGATTTCCGTGGCAGCGAAGGATTCTGGCGGGCCTACCCGCCCTACGCCGGGCTCGGGCTGCGGTTCGAGGAGGTGGCCGATCCCCGGCACTTCGCCGAGGATCCGGAGCTGGCCTGGGGCTTCTACGGGCACCGGCTCGCCCTGTACCGCGCCACCGTGCCGCACCGCGGGTTCGGCCTGCTGCTCGAATGGGGCCGCGCGAAGCCGGGCGGCGTACGGGTTTTCACGTCCAATGTGGACGGCCAGTTCCAGGTGGCCGGATTCGGCGAGGTGGCCGAAGCACACGGATCGATCCACCACCTGCAGTGTCTCGCAGGCTGCACCCGCGAGATCTGGCCCGCCGACGACGTCGTGGTGGACCTGGACGAGACGACGATGCGGGCACGCCCGCCGCTTCCTGCGTGTCCACGCTGCGGTGGCCTTGCCCGGCCGAACATCCTGATGTTCGGCGACGGCGATTGGGTCCCGGACCGGAGCCAGGCACAGCTGGACGAGCTGACCGCGTGGCGCCGCGCGCACCGTGACCTGGTGGTGGTCGAGCTGGGTGCCGGACAGGCGGTGCCGACCGTGCGCCGCTACGCCGAGCTGGCCAGCGCCGCGAACGGCGCGCTGATCCGGATCAACCCCCGCGAACCCCACGTCCGCCACGGCCGCGGCATCTCGATCCCGGCCGGCGCGCTGGAGACGTTGACGAAGCTGGCCTGA